From a single Brachionichthys hirsutus isolate HB-005 unplaced genomic scaffold, CSIRO-AGI_Bhir_v1 contig_796, whole genome shotgun sequence genomic region:
- the LOC137913005 gene encoding orexin receptor type 2-like → MSGNTGNLDCDECLFSAHVANRSESRPHSTVDDDELLRYIWSDYLHPKQYEWVLIAAYIVVFFVSLVGNSLVCFSVWKNRHMHTVTNYFIVNLSFADVLVTIICLPASLVVDITETWFFGNTLCKVVPYLQTISVSVSVLTLSCIAQDRWYAICHPLTFKSTAKRARKSIAVIWLVSCIIMIPQAIVMECSSLLPELTNKTRLFTVCDEHWAAEIYPKVYHTCFFIVTYFAPLCLMVLAYIQICHKLWFQQIPGSTSVLQRKWRTIQCSASSTGQGEPVRVRTSTVCAEIKQARARRKTARMLMVVLFVFALCYLPISVLNVMKRVFGAFRNTNDRETVYALFTFSHWLIYANSAANPIIYNFLSGKFREEFKAAFYFHCHIRAQNQTTRTRTRTSMESRKSVSTQVINMDNASRVSDQVV, encoded by the exons ATGTCTGGGAACACTGGGAATTTGGATTGCGATGAGTGCTTGTTTTCCGCGCACGTGGCCAACCGCTCGGAGTCACGCCCGCACTCCACCGTGGACGACGACGAACTTCTGAGATACATCTGGAGCGACTACTTACACCCGAAGCAGTATGAATGGGTCCTGATCGCGGCTTACATTGTTGTGTTCTTCGTTTCCCTCGTTGGGAACTCGCTCG tttgtttttcagtATGGAAAAACCGTCACATGCACACCGTGACCAACTATTTCATCGTGAATCTGTCCTTTGCGGATGTGTTGGTCACCATCATCTGCCTACCTGCCAGTCTGGTGGTGGACATCACAGAGACATGGTTCTTTGGAAACACACTTTGTAAAGTTGTACCGTATTTACAG ACCATCTCTGTTTCTGTATCAGTGCTCACACTGAGCTGCATTGCACAAGATCGTTGGTATGCTATCTGCCACCCACTGACGTTCAAGAGCACAGCCAAGAGGGCTCGCAAGAGTATTGCTGTGATCTGGCTGGTGTCGTGCATTATCATGATTCCTCAAGCTATTGTGATGGAATGCAGCAGCCTGCTGCCCGAACTGACAAACAAGACCAGGCTGTTCACCGTGTGCGATGAGCATTGGGCAG CTGAGATCTACCCAAAGGTGTACCATACCTGTTTTTTCATTGTCACATACTTTGCACCGCTATGTCTCATGGTCCTGGCATATATCCAGATATGCCACAAGCTCTGGTTTCAACAG ATTCCTGGAAGCACATCAGTGTTGCAGAGGAAGTGGAGGACCATACAGTGCTCAGCTTCCTCTACCGGCCAGGGAGAACCTGTGagggtcagaaccagcacagtTTGTGCTGAGATAAAGCAGGCCAGAGCCCGTCGCAAGACGGCTCGTATGCTGATGGTGGTGCTCTTTGTTTTTGCCCTGTGCTACTTGCCAATCAGCGTCCTCAATGTCATGAAAAG AGTCTTTGGGGCTTTCAGGAACACGAATGACAGAGAGACAGTATATGCATTGTTCACTTTCTCACACTGGCTCATATATGCCAACAGTGCAGCAAATCCCATCATCTACAATTTCCTGAGTG ggaaATTTCGTGAGGAGTTCAAAGCAGCCTTTTATTTTCACTGTCACATCCGAGCACAGAACCAAACAACAAGGACAAGGACCAGAACAAGCATGGAGAGCCGGAAATCTGTCTCGACTCAAGTTATCAACATGGATAATGCGTCACGTGTGTCAGATCAGGTAGTGTAG